The genomic DNA AGCATCTTGGTAATGAAAACTTTTACCTTAATCAGTATTTAATTGACGACAGTTCTGATTTTTGTGGCCGTGTTGCCAGTAAAACTGAGCAACATTTGCAGATAATTGATCGCGGCCGTGATCGCTTATTACATCATCAAGCGTGGGGGGTGAAGCCGAAGAATATTTATCAAGGCATGGCGTTGGATGCTTTGCTGGACCCTGACATTGAATTGATTATTTTGACTGGCCCCGCGGGGTGCGGTAAGACGCTATTAGCCATGGCGGCGGCATTAGAACTGGTGGTTGAACGCAAGCGGTATGACAAAATTATTGTCACCCGTAACACTCCCGAAATTGCTGAATCGATAGGTTTTTTACCGGGCACCGAAGAAGAGAAAATGACCCCTTGGTTAGCCGCTATTACCGATACACTTGAAGTGCTGCATAAAAATGATGTTAATCCCAGTGGCAGTGTTAATTACATTATGGAGAAGGCTAACATTCAGTTTAAGTCGATTAACTTTATGCGTGGCCGCTCTATTCAAAACTCGGTGGTCATATTGGATGAATGCCAAAACTTAACCGCATCACAAATTAAAACCATGATCACGCGGATGGGCGAAGGGACTAAATTGATTTGCAGTGGTAATTTAGCCCAAATCGATTCGACTTACTTAACCGCGGTTACATCGGGATTAACCTACATGGTTGAACGTTTTAAAGACTTTGAAGGCAGTGCCAATATTTACCTCGATGGCGTGGTACGGTCGCGTTTAGCCGAGTTTGCTGAGGAACATTTGTAACCGTTTAACCGATTGAGATAGTGGCCACAAAGAGGGTTCTATATCCCGCCATATAATAAGGTTACATTGTGTAACCTTATTAACTTTCTTATCAATGGTTTAAAATCAGTCTTAATATTTGTTGTCTGTATTATAGCCATCGTATTCATTATCGCCGCTTATCGCGGCGATTCACATTGCGCGAATCAAGGCGAAGCCTTGAAGGCATAGTGTTGTTCAGCAACCACTGCTGCGTTGTTCTACCTCCTGCGTCAGACCTCCCTGGAAGGTTATTTTTTATGGCACAAAATAGACCATGCAATCGTACGTTTAAAAACGTCAACGCAGAGTCAAGTGATTTGAAACTTGGCCATTGAGCGGCTCAAGCGTTCCACTTCTGCGCTGGATTAACGTAAATGGCAATCGCCACTCTAGGATTAATTCACCTTAAACTGAAAGCTTGAGTGGCTCTGAATTGTTCAGATAATTAATGTGATTGGTATCACTTGCAGGTTGGACAAGTGCCTAAGGAGCCATTAATACATGTGCTTGAGCTTATCTTCCTGATATCATA from Shewanella psychromarinicola includes the following:
- a CDS encoding PhoH family protein, yielding MEQNDRKLFVLDTNVLLHEPLAIYSFKEHDVIIPMTVLEELDSIKDRKRDVSRDARVAIRALEDILGGPTTPEQILKGVALPTREEHSDVSGHLSIFPDHQIEFIIGSLPGDNNDNRIINTALHLQKIHSPRTVVLVTKDINMRLKAKGAGIERVEDYRSDQLIDDVRFLAKGFYQFSGDFWQNVDKVSTDRKDRHTVHQVPLEHLGNENFYLNQYLIDDSSDFCGRVASKTEQHLQIIDRGRDRLLHHQAWGVKPKNIYQGMALDALLDPDIELIILTGPAGCGKTLLAMAAALELVVERKRYDKIIVTRNTPEIAESIGFLPGTEEEKMTPWLAAITDTLEVLHKNDVNPSGSVNYIMEKANIQFKSINFMRGRSIQNSVVILDECQNLTASQIKTMITRMGEGTKLICSGNLAQIDSTYLTAVTSGLTYMVERFKDFEGSANIYLDGVVRSRLAEFAEEHL